The Lolium rigidum isolate FL_2022 chromosome 1, APGP_CSIRO_Lrig_0.1, whole genome shotgun sequence region CGAGGCCAACCCGTTCGGCGCGCGCGCCGTGCGGCTCTACCTCCGCGAGGTCCGCGACTCCCAGGCCAAGGCCCGCGGCATCGCCTACGAGAAGAAGCGCCGGAAGCGTCCGCCGCAGTCGTCGGCGTCGCAGAAGGCCGCAAAGGCTGCGCCTTCCCCACCACCACCCGCCTCCATCTCCATGCATGCAGCGCCCGCCGCGCAGGAGAGAGCGCCGGAGGTCATCGTCGCGCGTGCAGTGCCGGCGCAGGGGCACTACTTCATCCCGCACCCGCAGCACTTCATGCACGGCCATTTCTTCATGCCAGGCGTCGGCGGCCACGAGGACACTGCGGCGGCGAGCAGCTCCAGCGGCAACAGCAACGGCAACAGCAATGGCCACAGCGCCGGCGCAGGCGCCGGCGACGAGATAGCCATGGcgatggcggcagcggcggcggaggcgcacgcGGCGGGGTGCATGCTGCCGCTCTCCGTCTTCAACTAGCTAGCTAAGCCGATCCATCAAGCAAGGTAGGGCTTGATTAATTAATTAATTCCAAGGTTTATATGTCTAGCCGTAATCTTGATCAGTGGAAACCATGGATGGATGCCATTGATCGACCGATCGATCAACACGCGCTTGTGTATGTACTGTTGTTCTTACGACACTGTTCATCTTTTGGCTACATTTCCTGCTGGGAATTAGTGCTACTTCCCCCTTTCTACTGTAGGGTTTCTAGTACCGTTCTTGCTTGGTTGATTTATGTATGCAATGGTGAAGATATAAAATCAATCCAGTGATCCTTTGAAATGCAAGCTAAGGGGATTCGGTCGACTGCCAACTAGCTTGTCCTCAGCTTGTGATCGATCGTTGCATGGTTTgatttgttgagttcttcatgctgtCAAAGAGGGTTGGCCATCTGTTGCTTGTTTGTTCATGCATCACTAGTGGCAATTGCCATTTGCATTTCTTCGGAAATTTCATATGCCGTGCACGCTTAATTAATCTGAGAATATTAGTTGAACACCTTGGAAATTCCATGCCGTGCCACCAAATGATAGTACTTTTTTGTTATGGTTTATTCGTGGGTAATTAATTATACATTTTCAATCTTCTTTTCGTATTCTGTTTATGCTTTTGATGCATATATTTCCTTGTTTTTACTTGAAGATATAGCTTGGTTCATATGATATGATCTTGGTTGTTTGCTTCAAATTGTTTTGAACATTTCACACAACGTCCCATGGATGAAACtttgaaaaaaaattagagatggaTGGAACTTTGATTTGGTGTACCATGAATATATGAGGTCGTTATACAAAATGGTAGCGTCCGAAGGATTGAATCTCAATGTTCTTGGTTATTGAATCAGATGGGGCCAGGTTCCGAAATTCCCCTCTACACGGGAAGGCCGAGCTCTTAGACTACCCTCTTTATTTTAGAAGTTCAGAAAAAAGTAGATTTTTCCAAAATATATGATAAGAAAGTTTAGATATAGTCAACATGCTTGTAAAATCTCTGGAAAACTTTATGTATTATAGGCTAcacaaaatatgttttttttttgttttgaactaAGGCGCTCGTATCCCGACAGCCAattagatactccctccgtcctaaaatGTAAGGCGCCTAAAGTTTAGTTAAAAGTCAACATATCTTAAGTTTGATTAAATTTATacgtaaaaatataaatattCATAATGCCAAAtaaatatcaatagattcaccacaAAGTATACTTTCTCAAAATgtccatttgatattgtagatatcCATATATACTTTCTCAAAATGTCCATTTAGTATTGTAGATatctatattttttttgtataaaCTTAATCATACTTAGAAGATGATGACTCTTAGCCAAatcttagacgccttatattttgggacagagggagtagaagAGAGTGCTCCACTTTATAAGAAAATTGGAAACATGCATTACTCACTAGATTCACATGTACACTCACTGTTATTTTTGCCGAGGCTAAAATACTACATTCAATTTTTTTTCAGATTAGTTCAACTATGAAAATTGATTTCCAACTTTTTTGACAAATAAAGTGTCCGTTTGGTGCTCTTGGATTTCCATCTTCCAGAGGAAGCTACACCAATCTTTcattgaactttttttttt contains the following coding sequences:
- the LOC124684476 gene encoding protein G1-like1, producing MQGVAGATAADSPGGGPEAAPRPSRYESQKRRDWHTFGQYLRNHRPPLELGRCSGAHVLEFLRYLDQFGKTKVHANGCPFFGHPSPPAPCPCPLRQAWGSLDALVGRLRAAFEEHGGRPEANPFGARAVRLYLREVRDSQAKARGIAYEKKRRKRPPQSSASQKAAKAAPSPPPPASISMHAAPAAQERAPEVIVARAVPAQGHYFIPHPQHFMHGHFFMPGVGGHEDTAAASSSSGNSNGNSNGHSAGAGAGDEIAMAMAAAAAEAHAAGCMLPLSVFN